A genomic segment from Oncorhynchus keta strain PuntledgeMale-10-30-2019 chromosome 7, Oket_V2, whole genome shotgun sequence encodes:
- the LOC118371182 gene encoding TLR adapter interacting with SLC15A4 on the lysosome, with product MLCESILWSMTYCSDQERLDPLPPVIEPPTSSVRPGSQQVKAGPLFTLQASPDQPSRKGHSILPRVAQDQRPSRVNAQIQPQGSSLQQALNSQRPHPGRHISPEMEIPGQARSGGDVPFLVPSSCQSICQNYSDLHIGGDQVLPLSDHDGELLPCSDTQADGPFLYSCDVLPAADDSPPDRASEDRPLRPFQGGSGLGSSRWRAGSGRDQSFLLQGCEGPLSNSLLNRYLEHKLLDLYQQYMLESMAREGGCNEGFPSHLLASEMLLTSLDQITLQLSREGHLEAGRAKDMVLSCLLRVASGLQSSEISTPLLQISTDLQLPTATAAAAAATVTTAVTAATTTVAVTAATVTTAVTTATVAAASTSTTTAAGAGAGGLGVPQGPLNFTTDPPVKDIL from the coding sequence ATGCTGTGTGAGAGCATACTATGGAGCATGAcctactgtagtgaccaggagaGACTGGACCCTCTCCCCCCTGTGATAGAGCCCCCCACGAGTAGTGTGAGGCCTGGCTCACAGCAGGTTAAAGCCGGGCCCCTCTTCACACTCCAGGCCTCTCCAGACCAGCCAAGCAGAAAGGGCCACTCCATCCTGCCTAGAGTGGCCCAAGATCAGAGGCCCTCCCGGGTGAATGCCCAAATCCAGCCCCAGGGTTCTTCTCTACAGCAGGCCTTGAATTCCCAGAGGCCCCATCCTGGCAGACACATTTCCCCAGAGATGGAGATCCCTGGGCAGGCTCGTTCTGGTGGCGACGTCCCTTTCCTGGTGCCTTCTTCCTGCCAGAGCATCTGTCAGAACTACAGCGACCTCCACATCGGTGGGGACCAGGTGCTGCCTCTTTCAGATCACGATGGGGAGCTCCTGCCTTGCAGCGATACCCAGGCCGACGGCCCCTTCCTCTATTCCTGTGACGTCCTCCCAGCCGCAGATGACTCTCCCCCAGATCGGGCCTCTGAAGACAGGCCACTGCGTCCTTTCCAGGGGGGCTCAGGCTTGGGATCCTCCCGCTGGAGGGCGGGGAGCGGCCGCGACCAGAGCTTCCTCCTCCAGGGGTGTGAGGGGCCCCTCTCCAACTCACTGCTCAACCGCTACCTGGAGCACAAGCTACTGGACCTGTACCAGCAGTACATGCTGGAGAGCATGGCCCGGGAAGGGGGTTGTAATGAGGGTTTCCCCAGCCACCTGCTGGCTTCAGAGATGCTTCTTACCAGCCTGGATCAGATCACGTTGCAGCTGAGCCGTGAGGGCCACCTAGAAGCAGGCCGGGCCAAAGACATGGTGCTCAGCTGCCTGCTGAGGGTGGCCAGCGGCCTGCAGTCCAGTGAGATCAGTACTCCCCTGCTCCAGATCTCAACTGACCTGCAGCTCcccactgctactgctgctgctgctgctgctactgttactactgctgttactgctgctactactactgttgctgttactgctgctactgttactactgctgttactactgctactgttgctgctgcttctacttctactactactgctgctggtgctggtgctgggGGCCTAGGAGTACCTCAGGGACCGCTCAACTTCACCACTGACCCCCCAGTTAAAGACATCctttga